Proteins encoded by one window of Astatotilapia calliptera chromosome 13, fAstCal1.2, whole genome shotgun sequence:
- the LOC113034549 gene encoding dual specificity phosphatase DUPD1-like — protein sequence MSSCMVKSRSRNPHAAVQVDPDSAYITPGTLDLEQLFWTGTTAHYTHFNEVWPDVYIGDEKTALERPGLKDLGITHILNAAEGKWNNVLTGAQYYRDMEIQYYGVEADDKPTFNMSQYFRPAANFIHEALAHPQNKVLVHCVMGRSRSATLVLAYLMMKHNLTVVDAIEHVRQRRCILPNHGFLKQLRALDISLQEERLRQKKETQDQQ from the exons ATGTCCTCTTGCATGGTGAAGTCCAGAAGTAGAAACCCACATGCAGCTGTTCAGGTGGACCCAGACAGCGCTTACATCACTCCAGGAACATTAGACCTTGAGCAGCTGTTCTGGACCGGCACCACAGCTCATTACACACACTTCAACGAGGTCTGGCCAGATGTCTACATCGGGGATGA GAAAACTGCTCTGGAGCGGCCTGGTCTGAAGGATCTGGGGATTACACATATCCTGAATGCAGCAGAGGGAAAGTGGAATAATGTGCTGACTGGTGCTCAGTACTACAGAGACATGGAAATCCAGTATTATGGTGTAGAGGCTGATGACAAACCCACTTTCAACATGTCCCAGTACTTCAGGCCTGCAGCAAATTTCATCCACGAGGCCCTCGCTCACCCACAGA ACAAGGTCCTGGTGCACTGTGTGATGGGCCGGAGCAGGTCAGCGACACTGGTCCTGGCATACCTGATGATGAAACACAATTTAACTGTAGTGGACGCAATTGAGCATGTGCGACAGCGCCGCTGTATCCTGCCCAATCACGGCTTCTTAAAACAGCTCAGAGCCCTGGACATTTCACTGCAGGAGGAAAGGCtgagacaaaagaaagaaacacaggaCCAACAGTAA
- the LOC113034554 gene encoding adenosine kinase-like — MNLSAPFICQFFKDNLMQVMPYVDVLFGNETEAAAFAKEQDFDTKDIKEIVRKAQALPKDNKKRQRVVVITQGKDETVMAQSDKIETFPVVKTDPKYIVDTNGAGDAFVGGFLSELVQEQPLDQCVKAAHYAANVIIQRAGCSFPEKPDFK, encoded by the exons ATGAACCTCTCTGCGCCCTTCATCTGCCAGTTCTTCAAGGATAACCTCATGCAGGTTATGCCCTACGTTGATGTGCTGTTTGGCAATGAGACA GAGGCAGCTGCTTTTGCTAAAGAGCAAGACTTTGAT ACAAAGGACATTAAGGAAATTGTCAGGAAAGCCCAGGCTCTACCCAAAGACAACAAAAAGAGACAGAGGGTTGTAGTTATTACTCAGGGGAAGGATGAAACGGTTATGGCTCAAA GTGACAAGATTGAAACCTTCCCTGTAGTGAAAACTGACCCCAAATACATTGTTGACACAAACGGTGCAGGCGATGCCTTCGTAGGAG GTTTCCTGTCTGAGCTTGTCCAGGAGCAACCTCTGGATCAGTGTGTGAAGGCGGCACACTACGCTGCCAATGTCATCATCCAGCGAGCAGGCTGCAGCTTCCCAGAAAAACCAGACTTCAAGTGA